One Anastrepha obliqua isolate idAnaObli1 chromosome 6, idAnaObli1_1.0, whole genome shotgun sequence DNA window includes the following coding sequences:
- the LOC129250205 gene encoding uncharacterized protein LOC129250205 yields the protein MVVRHLIDKKGPAPLFDSGEICRGCRALKCANQYSKEFLEKNLATVSNAWEGLSLKLIPASEIPRRPRARIWLPKMELDSSGIAQCLKLQKPEISMDDWSVIKVEEPQQHSSAILPLINNESLEALGKQQFKLR from the coding sequence ATGGTCGTCAGACACCTCATAGACAAAAAAGGGCCAGCACCTCTCTTCGACTCGGGTGAAATCTGTCGGGGCTGTAGGGCTTTAAAATGTGCCAATCAGTACTCAAAAGAGTTTCTGGAGAAGAACCTCGCTACGGTTAGCAACGCCTGGGAAGGGCTTTCGCTAAAGCTCATCCCTGCCTCAGAAATTCCCAGGCGACCACGAGCTAGAATCTGGTTGCCTAAAATGGAACTGGACAGTTCGGGAATTGCCCAGTGTCTCAAGCTACAGAAGCCTGAGATTTCTATGGATGACTGGTCTGTCATCAAAGTAGAAGAACCTCAGCAGCATAGCTCCGCCATATTACCGCTGATTAACAACGAGTCACTGGAGGCACTCGGAAAACAGCAGTTCAAACTTCGCTAA